The Pyrus communis chromosome 14, drPyrComm1.1, whole genome shotgun sequence sequence AGGAGTATTTTCTTGTTTGAGAAATGTGGGATTTTTGGGGTGGTGGAAATTTATTTGAGATTGGTTTTTGTTGCTTGGTggagtgatggtggtggtgagaGGTGTTGTGGTTTTTGGTTCTGGTACTTCTCATGTCTTTGAGCTTGTAAAACCAGGCATTTGGGATCATGTCTGAAAATCTGAACTTGTAGTTCCCCATCAAAGAATGAAACAGGTAGCTCctccctctccttctctctctcactgaCTCACTTGgttgtgtgagtgtgtgtgtggctcTCACTCTTATGAGTTGGGGGTTTTGAGTAAGGAGCACAAGTGAAGATGGAAAAATAGTTAAAAGAGCTGAACGTTTTGGTCTATAGAAGGTTGTAATTGGGGTCCAGTACTATAAAAAGTTTAGTAAGAAAGCAACAGGTAGCAAGTAATGAATATTAAAACAGGGTCCAGTACTATAAAAAGCTTAGTAAGAAAGCAACAGGGAGCAAGTAATGAATATtaaaacaggaaaaaaaaaactttcatgcAATGAGTTTTACGTCTTCCCGTTTTAATCACGAGATGGGAAATGAAAAAAGAGTATACATCAAGTTGAAGGTAAGTTTTAGCCCTAATTAACTAGggttaatttgtttgtttgtattacTTGGCATATCCAATTAGTTCACTGTTTATGCATGGTGATTTCTTGCAAACACCAAGCGAACTATTCCAAATTTTTACCTCATCTTCTGCAGACTGAAGCATTGAGCTCCATTAAATATGCCAAATTACCcttttactaaaaattaaaaatttctctccatttccttttttatttaaaaagagaTCAGCTGGTGGGTTCGTCACATAAATTCATCCTTTTAGGGGTTGAAGAGTTTCGACCCCCAAAGACATTTCAACCTCCTCTTAACCACGATCGTGTAATTTACTAGAGCCAAAAATCGAACTCAAAGACGTGTTTACAAACCTAtaattcgatttttttttttctttttcttttttattggatGTTGTTTCTGTTCTCTTGTTTCCAACTTCATAAACCAAACACAAACTAACTGATATTAAAAAGatgatatttttaataattacaagTGACCTTTTCAATAATAACGAAAaccaagtaatttttttttggtacatgTAAACCAAGTATTAAAAAGAACCAAAACTATGTATTAAAGTTGTTTTAAAGTAATAATATTTGTGATTATGTTGTACAAACTTAAGCTCGAAGGTTTCCCAAATTTCTATATTATTTATACATGGAATATATGGTACGATATTGTTTTACTCTTTATCATAAACAATGAAGAATATCAGAGCTTGATTTATTTGATGCTTTCTGGCTCCTGTATACATATATACCCCAAATGCGTTGTTGTCcccttctttttaattttctaatttttttttctaaaagaaaataTCAACTAGTGGCTTTGCCACGGTAATTCACCTTTTTAGGAATTAGGAAGACTTACTGAGGCAAAAGTCATCCTCCCTCTACTTATCAATATATAATTTACCAGCGtcagaaatcaaactcaaaacatAACGTGTAAAATACGGATTAGGAATCAAATGAATTTTATCTTATCTGGATCTTACTTCTTTTGTTTGCATAAAGCAGCCAACACTAATGATGATTTCACTAACAGCGAAGACCCATTTGTCTACCAAGTGCTGCGTATCTCCCATAATTCCATGCTTTACAAATGATGATATTCCATGCCTTTTCCATGTGCTTAATCTCCACAAGGCCCACCTGCTCTTAAGGCCGAGGCTGGAAAACCTCTGGTTACTAGTTATGGCATAAATGTTTTCACtgtcagaaaattaaaaaaaaaaattatatgatacTGAAATATCGTAACTAAGTTATGTACGTAATGTAAAATAATAAAGCATGTATAGATACGCTACGAGTTTATAGGCAATACCGTATTTTGTTAATTGTTATTGTATTAATTCTCTTTTAACTTGTTAGAGGCAATACAAATTTGGAGAGCGAAGCAACGAGGAATGGCTTGGTGGGTGACTTCTATAATTAAAACCATACaattaaaaacttgattggGTGTATGTAAGAAGTTGGAAGAATGTTATGTTCAACTGCTCATGTGCCATGAATTATTTTATGACAATTTATGCAGGAGCTTACAATAGATTAACAATACGAATTTGTGCACGCATACTGGCGGTTGACCAAGTTCAATGCATAGTTAAGTCATATGAGCGTTAAAATTTCTTCTGCGCGGTTTAAGCTAATGCTTCAACCCCTTCTTTACTACTACAACACACTAGGAACTGCAAGGTGATCAAATTGTAATCGAGGAAATATCtaaaaaataaacggttcgaatcgttgaaatacattatgaaGTGAGTCCCATAAAAACGTATATgtcaaaaattatgtaaaaaaatcgATGTCACAAATCTGATATCGACTCCTATAGTTACGTTAAAGAAAAGGCCTGTAGTTCCATTAAAGAAAAGGCCTAAGAATTAACACGATATCGACTCCTACGTGTGAAGAGTAAATGTGCTGAATGCGTATTGGGCAATTGATGGTGACAAAGAAATAGGAACAAAGAGACTTTGTGACAAGTGACATTAACTAAGGACAGAGATAAGACACCAAGTGCCAACAGACAAATAAACATTATGAATTATAATCCCCAAAATGGGAAAAGTTAGTTTTCCTTCAAGTCAAGTCTTCACGGTTGAAAAATTATTCAGAATTACTTTCTACATTGAATATGGTTGCACCAAATGAGACTATAAGAAGAAGAAGTCATTCCTACTTGCTTAACATATGTACTAACGACTGATGTACATAAACGAGTTatcaaaaacacaaatataaagGTTCACACACTCTTATTGAACAGTACAATGaatttattaagagaaattacTCCTTACATGTCAAACATCAAAGTAAATAGATCTCATGGTTGACGTCTAACCAACACGAATACACATAAAATGAGTTCATTTcggagcatttttttttttaatttttccacagagaccaagaaaaaagaaaacaatgggACCAGGATGACGAACGGTCCCAAATTTTGGAGAATGAGAATCCATATCTCTTCATCGTAAATCTGCATTCATCGTAAATCTGTGAGGATCTCGAGAATGAGAATCCAGATCTCTTCATCCCAAATTTTGTGAGGATCTCAAGGATCCGTTCATCGTAAATCTGCATTCagaaatcatttttaatttttaatttaaaatttgacacaaACAATACGTGATGAAAACTGACCGTACAATATAGGATGAACGGACGTGATTCACAGATTcccaaaatcctcacaaagaaaatcCGAAGATAATCTTGATGGGGAGAACGAGACACCTCCAACAAACCTTTCtactgtttcttttctttttccattatcTATTTGGTTTGTTACTGTTTCTTTTCTGTTTCCATTATCCATTATTTCAGCCCATTGGGCTAGACTGGACCATGGTAACACTGGGCCTCTAGCACTGGCACCCCATTCTTGTTAGCCAgaatatttttttgtgtgtgtttagTTTTTCAAAGTTTTGACATTTTACAAGAAATTCAATCATCTTATCTTTATATCTTGAACCCAGAATTCTATGAACTGAGATCCAAATGCATATCAGAGGATAGACGTTTTGATGTTCAACCAATTGGTCTCAAGTTATCGCCAAAATAAACTTGTTTAGGTTAACTCTTTGTTCATGATGTTTTGGTAGCAACTTTTTGTTATCCCAAATTCGCGCATGTACTGTGTTGAAAATTTATTGTCAATATTTGTATAGATAATGAATGATGTTATTACTTTTACATTTCCTTTGGTTGAAACTTTGGTATGCTTCTTCTGATTTAATTTCCACTTTGCGTAGTTGAATCATTGTAAATGGTCTCCAAGTTGTTTGCTCAAATTTTTGTGTGGATATTGATgcgtaaataaaattttaactaatattaacgttgtttgattcaaaatttgaaaaatcatgcaaaataAGATATTATAAAATTGATCTCGATAAGTTTGGCAAAAGCAAACCAAATTCATGTAAGCCCGAACTCATTTAAAATCCGAACTCAACTAAACCaccatgaatttgaactcaactCAAATCCAAATTGTGAAGATTAGGCTAGAATTGAATTGACCATCTAACCCGTCAAACCTACCCAAATTGCACCCTTACTTAAAATATCCATTCGAAAGCTTtccaatcaattaaaaaaaatatatttatgtttcACATCCTCGTATATACCTCACTGGAGATGCTAAATTTTTCATGGCATCCCACTTACTTTGACTCCAATACGTGAACCCCATTAATCCATCCATCTCTACgtaatactctctctctctctctctctctctctctctctcaccaacCGTTGTTGCAACATAAAAACTCTTAAAAGCAATAAGAAGTAGCAAAGTCACCATCCTGCACTATCCCTAGCTTCAATCACACTCTGTTTATCGCAATCATTAGATATGAAGTTGAAAGCATCAGTTGCCTTGAGATCCAAGCTACTCAAACCATGCAGAAATTTCTTACAAATCTTCAGATTCAAGCTCAAAAGACCCTTCTTTATAAGAGCTCTTCATCTCCGTCGATCTCCTTACACCCAAGTTAGACCGGATAAAAAGGGTCCGAAGAAGAAGAGTCGGTTAACTTCGTTCCTATCGACATTCTATTCACCCGGGAAGCCGAAAAGAATGGACAGACTATCAGCGCTCAAGAGCTTATCAGAAAAAGGGGGTGACGGGAATGGAATAA is a genomic window containing:
- the LOC137716298 gene encoding transcription repressor OFP17-like; this translates as MKLKASVALRSKLLKPCRNFLQIFRFKLKRPFFIRALHLRRSPYTQVRPDKKGPKKKSRLTSFLSTFYSPGKPKRMDRLSALKSLSEKGGDGNGITHYPSPVTPAYLKAMRGRAATSGHDEVQDACRSFENYLVEMIIEEGQVWDLMDVEELLYCCKNLKCPVFVELVGRFYGELCKDLFSTTSDGSS